The proteins below are encoded in one region of Planifilum fimeticola:
- a CDS encoding P1 family peptidase, giving the protein MGLYNNITDVPGIKVGNAEDRRALTGCTVLLMEEGAVCGVDVRGSAPGTRETDLLNPVHLVERVHAICLSGGSAYGLDAAGGVMKYLEERGCGFQTGAGVVPIVPAAVLFDLDVGDAKVRPDGKMGYLAASRAARGSFPLGNVGAGCGATVGKMAGPHRAMKGGLGSASRAWGDLIVGAIVAVNALGEIRDPSSGRILAGARDDEGRIRSYLHWMGMQPLSFSGGMNTTIGVVAANARLTKGQASKVASMAHDGLARTIYPAHTMVDGDTVFAVATGEVEASVDLVGAIAAEVLAEAVLAAIRSAEGLEGIPAYRDLQNGRGEGS; this is encoded by the coding sequence ATGGGGCTGTACAACAACATTACGGACGTTCCCGGGATCAAGGTGGGGAATGCCGAGGATCGGCGCGCCCTCACCGGATGCACCGTTCTGCTGATGGAAGAGGGGGCCGTTTGCGGGGTCGATGTCCGGGGATCCGCCCCCGGAACGCGGGAGACGGATTTGTTGAATCCCGTCCATTTGGTGGAACGGGTTCACGCCATCTGTCTCTCCGGGGGCAGCGCCTATGGCCTCGATGCGGCCGGAGGTGTCATGAAGTATTTGGAGGAGCGGGGCTGCGGGTTTCAGACGGGGGCGGGGGTGGTCCCGATTGTCCCCGCGGCCGTCCTGTTTGATCTGGATGTCGGAGATGCAAAGGTTCGTCCCGACGGGAAGATGGGCTATCTTGCCGCGTCCAGAGCGGCCCGGGGCTCCTTTCCCCTGGGAAATGTAGGAGCCGGATGCGGTGCAACGGTCGGAAAGATGGCCGGCCCCCATCGCGCGATGAAGGGAGGATTGGGGTCGGCTTCCCGGGCATGGGGGGATCTGATTGTCGGGGCGATCGTGGCGGTGAACGCGTTGGGGGAAATCCGGGATCCCTCATCGGGGCGGATTTTGGCGGGCGCCAGGGATGATGAGGGGAGAATCCGCAGTTATCTCCACTGGATGGGGATGCAGCCTCTCTCGTTCTCCGGAGGGATGAACACGACGATCGGCGTCGTGGCCGCCAACGCCCGTCTCACCAAGGGGCAGGCCAGCAAGGTGGCTTCGATGGCGCACGATGGATTGGCCAGAACCATCTATCCCGCCCATACGATGGTGGACGGGGACACCGTGTTTGCCGTGGCGACGGGCGAAGTGGAGGCTTCCGTCGATCTGGTGGGGGCGATCGCCGCCGAGGTGTTGGCGGAGGCGGTCCTTGCGGCCATTCGGTCGGCTGAAGGGTTGGAGGGGATTCCCGCATATCGCGATTTGCAGAATGGGAGGGGTGAGGGGAGTTGA
- a CDS encoding M20 family metallopeptidase yields MKRVEEAVLRFIDEDELIRLTRELVRIKSVYRPEAEDGNEERAARFVAGYLRKMGLQVHYEEVVPGRPNVIALLDFRRPGKTLLFEAHTDVVTEGDPEAWSHDPFGAVMENGRIYGRGACDTKGNLAAAISAVRAIKRSGADLAGKIILCIPCDEEGMMIGIKDFIRRGWARGVDGAIICEPEENQLCIAQKGAMRVLVRTYGKMAHGAMPLTGINPNTRMARLLLELEKLERRERERVGEHPYLGWPSITPTILRSPVKGEPQINVVPDQCEAALDIRTVPGQEHESLRRQMEEILDDLGKEDPHFKASIEVIEERPWTETDKENGIVVAVADAYREVTGREPVYNGVPGATDGTFLHLAGVPIVTTGAGDRHIPHHADEYVEIDELIETTKIYCLAALKFLSRD; encoded by the coding sequence TTGAAGAGGGTGGAAGAGGCGGTTCTCCGTTTCATCGATGAAGATGAATTGATCCGCCTGACCCGGGAGCTCGTCCGGATCAAAAGCGTTTACCGTCCCGAAGCCGAGGACGGCAACGAGGAGCGGGCGGCCCGGTTCGTAGCGGGCTATTTGCGGAAAATGGGGCTGCAGGTGCACTATGAAGAGGTGGTTCCCGGGCGTCCAAACGTGATCGCCCTCTTGGATTTTCGGCGTCCGGGGAAGACCCTTCTGTTTGAAGCCCATACGGATGTCGTCACCGAAGGGGATCCGGAGGCCTGGAGCCATGATCCCTTCGGCGCCGTGATGGAAAACGGGAGAATCTACGGCCGGGGGGCGTGCGACACGAAGGGGAATCTCGCCGCAGCCATCTCCGCCGTCCGTGCCATCAAAAGATCGGGGGCCGATTTGGCGGGGAAAATCATCCTGTGCATTCCCTGCGACGAAGAGGGGATGATGATCGGGATCAAGGATTTCATCCGCCGCGGTTGGGCCCGGGGAGTGGACGGCGCGATCATCTGCGAACCGGAAGAAAATCAGCTATGCATCGCGCAAAAGGGTGCGATGAGGGTCCTCGTCAGAACGTACGGCAAGATGGCTCACGGGGCGATGCCGCTGACAGGGATCAATCCCAATACGCGGATGGCCAGACTGCTCCTGGAACTGGAGAAGTTGGAACGGCGCGAAAGGGAGCGGGTCGGAGAGCATCCCTATCTGGGGTGGCCGAGCATCACTCCCACCATCCTGCGCTCCCCGGTAAAGGGGGAACCGCAGATCAATGTGGTGCCCGATCAGTGCGAAGCCGCTTTGGATATCCGGACCGTCCCGGGGCAGGAACATGAATCGCTCCGGAGGCAGATGGAAGAGATTCTTGACGATCTGGGGAAGGAGGACCCTCATTTCAAGGCGTCCATCGAGGTGATCGAGGAGCGCCCCTGGACCGAGACGGATAAGGAGAACGGGATCGTCGTCGCCGTCGCGGACGCTTACCGGGAAGTCACGGGAAGAGAACCGGTTTACAACGGGGTTCCGGGAGCGACGGACGGCACGTTCCTCCATCTGGCGGGGGTGCCCATCGTCACCACGGGGGCGGGGGATCGCCACATCCCTCACCATGCGGATGAATATGTGGAAATCGACGAGTTGATCGAAACGACGAAAATCTATTGTCTCGCGGCCCTCAAGTTTTTGAGCCGGGATTAG
- a CDS encoding aldehyde dehydrogenase family protein, with protein sequence MDRYGLWINGEFTESKRNEWFETRNPADQSVIARVARGRGEDVDAAVKAAKSAFESDGWQNMHPAERGRILLRASELIRRDRDELALLETMDNGKPLNQARTDIEVSARYFEYYAGVADKILGETIPVSPGYIDFTQREPFGVCGLIIPWNYPMQVAARTAAPALAAGNTVVLKPAEETPLTALKLGVLLKEAGLPDGAFNVVPGFGVEAGAALAAHSGIDHLSFTGSVPVGTEVMTSAAKNIVPVTLELGGKSPNIVFADADLEEAVRWVVNSIIQNAGQTCSAGSRLLVERSVHDQLVSMVKDRMESLTVGPGINNPDMGPIISEKQLNTVLRYISLAEEEGAEILTGGSRLEEGELAKGYFVQPTLLDHVPRGCRVATEEIFGPVLSTLVFDEVDEAISIANETPYGLVTGIHTRDLSKALTVAKKVRSGQVFINTYGAGGGVEMPFGGYGKSGFGREKGLEALLHFTQLKNVLIRYGSSLA encoded by the coding sequence ATGGACCGTTACGGATTGTGGATCAATGGTGAGTTTACGGAATCCAAACGAAACGAGTGGTTTGAAACCCGCAACCCTGCGGACCAATCGGTGATCGCCCGGGTTGCCCGCGGACGCGGTGAAGACGTGGATGCCGCCGTCAAGGCGGCCAAATCCGCCTTTGAAAGCGACGGGTGGCAAAACATGCATCCGGCGGAGCGAGGCCGGATTCTGCTCCGCGCCTCGGAATTGATCCGCAGAGATCGGGATGAATTGGCGTTATTGGAGACGATGGACAACGGGAAACCGCTGAATCAGGCGCGGACGGATATCGAAGTCAGCGCGCGGTATTTCGAGTACTATGCGGGGGTTGCCGACAAGATCCTGGGGGAGACCATACCCGTGTCGCCGGGCTATATCGACTTTACCCAACGGGAGCCCTTTGGGGTTTGCGGTTTGATCATCCCATGGAATTACCCCATGCAGGTCGCCGCACGGACCGCCGCACCGGCGCTGGCCGCCGGCAACACGGTGGTTTTGAAACCGGCGGAAGAGACCCCGCTTACGGCTTTGAAATTGGGTGTCCTGCTGAAGGAGGCGGGTCTGCCCGACGGGGCCTTCAACGTGGTGCCGGGTTTCGGCGTAGAGGCGGGAGCGGCGCTGGCCGCACATTCCGGGATCGATCATTTGTCCTTTACCGGTTCCGTTCCGGTCGGGACGGAGGTGATGACTTCGGCGGCAAAAAACATCGTTCCCGTCACACTGGAACTGGGCGGCAAATCGCCCAACATCGTTTTTGCCGATGCGGACTTGGAGGAAGCCGTCCGGTGGGTGGTGAATTCCATCATACAAAATGCCGGCCAAACCTGTTCGGCGGGATCCCGGCTGCTCGTCGAGCGTTCCGTCCACGATCAATTGGTGTCGATGGTCAAAGACAGAATGGAATCCCTCACGGTGGGTCCCGGGATCAACAATCCGGATATGGGGCCGATCATTTCGGAGAAGCAGCTGAATACCGTTCTGAGATACATCTCCCTCGCCGAGGAGGAGGGGGCGGAAATCCTGACCGGGGGGTCCCGGCTCGAGGAGGGGGAGCTCGCCAAGGGCTATTTTGTACAACCCACCCTGTTGGATCATGTGCCCCGGGGCTGCCGGGTGGCCACCGAGGAAATCTTCGGACCGGTGTTGTCCACCCTGGTTTTCGATGAGGTGGATGAAGCGATTTCCATCGCCAATGAGACGCCGTACGGTCTGGTCACCGGCATTCACACCAGAGACTTGTCAAAGGCCCTGACCGTTGCAAAGAAGGTTCGGTCCGGCCAGGTATTCATCAACACGTACGGAGCCGGAGGAGGGGTGGAAATGCCCTTCGGCGGTTACGGAAAAAGCGGATTCGGTCGGGAAAAGGGGCTGGAGGCGCTCCTCCACTTCACGCAGCTGAAGAACGTGTTGATCCGGTACGGTTCTTCCCTTGCCTGA
- a CDS encoding acyl--CoA ligase family protein, whose protein sequence is MEKRLFQKVWSKAQWEDLPVHRSLLTPMMFLERALHVFPEKTAVVDGDRRYTYAEFGSRVYRLASALVKAGIGKGDRVAVLLPNTVEFLEIYFAVPQVGAVLVPINRLLSPGEVKYILRHSGAAALIVHGTLGHLLEPIRGELDLPLVIWTGPEKEERDPADLIYEDFLREGRAEPFVYRVDDEDQTISINYTSGTTGRPKGVMYTHRGAYLNAMGEIVETGLTPSSVYLWTLPMYHCNGWCFPWAVTGVGALHVCLPKVRSEEIFRLIEEEKVTHLCAAPTVIIKMITEAPSGYRFPRPLRIVTAASPPPPAVIEQAEKMGAQVIHVYGLTETYGPHTVCVWKEEWDGEEWTKRAMLKGRQGVGYIHAPELRVVDENMEDVPADGKTMGEVVMRGNNVMKGYYRDEKATAEAFRGGWFHSGDLAVVHPDGYIELKDRKKDIIISGGVNISTIEVERVLYQHPDIMEAAVVGVPDPYWGEVPKAFVTLRPGARLGEEEVIAFARERLAHFKCPKEVSFGPLPKTSTGKVQKFKLRERALAEKEARLADREG, encoded by the coding sequence ATGGAGAAACGGTTGTTCCAAAAGGTGTGGTCCAAGGCGCAATGGGAGGATCTTCCGGTTCATCGTTCCCTCTTGACTCCGATGATGTTTCTGGAGCGCGCATTGCACGTCTTTCCCGAAAAGACGGCCGTGGTGGACGGAGATCGCCGTTATACCTATGCGGAGTTCGGTTCCCGCGTCTATCGTTTGGCGAGCGCCCTGGTCAAGGCGGGGATCGGCAAGGGGGACCGCGTGGCGGTATTGCTTCCCAACACGGTGGAATTTCTGGAAATCTATTTCGCCGTTCCCCAGGTGGGGGCCGTGCTGGTTCCCATCAACCGGCTGCTCTCTCCCGGGGAGGTGAAGTACATCCTCCGGCATTCGGGGGCCGCAGCCCTGATTGTCCACGGGACGCTCGGCCACCTCCTGGAGCCGATTCGAGGCGAGCTGGATCTCCCTTTGGTGATCTGGACCGGACCGGAGAAAGAAGAGAGAGATCCGGCGGATCTCATCTATGAAGATTTCCTGCGGGAGGGACGGGCCGAACCCTTCGTCTACCGGGTGGATGACGAAGACCAGACCATCAGCATCAACTACACCAGCGGCACGACAGGGCGACCCAAAGGGGTGATGTACACGCACCGGGGAGCCTACCTCAACGCGATGGGGGAGATCGTGGAGACGGGTCTGACTCCTTCCAGCGTCTATTTGTGGACGCTGCCCATGTATCATTGCAACGGATGGTGTTTTCCCTGGGCCGTCACAGGGGTGGGCGCGCTCCACGTCTGCTTGCCGAAGGTGCGGTCCGAGGAGATTTTCCGGCTGATCGAGGAGGAGAAGGTGACCCACCTGTGCGCCGCTCCCACCGTGATCATCAAGATGATTACCGAAGCCCCTTCGGGATACCGCTTTCCGCGCCCGCTCCGCATCGTGACGGCCGCGTCCCCGCCGCCCCCGGCGGTGATTGAACAGGCGGAAAAGATGGGGGCGCAGGTGATCCACGTGTACGGTCTCACCGAAACCTACGGTCCCCACACGGTTTGCGTGTGGAAGGAGGAATGGGACGGCGAGGAATGGACGAAGCGGGCGATGCTGAAGGGACGGCAGGGGGTCGGCTACATTCACGCGCCGGAACTGAGGGTGGTGGATGAAAATATGGAGGATGTCCCCGCGGACGGAAAGACGATGGGGGAAGTGGTGATGCGGGGAAACAACGTGATGAAGGGCTACTACCGCGACGAGAAGGCGACGGCGGAGGCCTTCCGGGGCGGGTGGTTTCATTCCGGCGATCTGGCGGTGGTGCATCCCGACGGGTATATCGAGCTGAAGGACCGGAAGAAGGATATCATCATCAGCGGCGGGGTCAACATTTCCACGATCGAGGTGGAGCGCGTCCTTTACCAGCATCCCGATATCATGGAAGCGGCGGTGGTGGGTGTCCCCGATCCGTACTGGGGGGAGGTGCCCAAGGCCTTTGTCACCCTCCGGCCGGGAGCCCGCCTCGGGGAGGAAGAGGTGATCGCCTTTGCCCGGGAGCGCCTGGCCCATTTCAAATGTCCGAAGGAGGTATCCTTCGGACCGCTGCCGAAGACATCAACGGGAAAAGTACAGAAATTTAAATTGCGGGAGCGGGCGTTGGCCGAAAAAGAGGCCCGGCTCGCCGATCGGGAGGGATGA
- a CDS encoding enoyl-CoA hydratase, producing MSLVRTENYRHILPRLDGRVAVVSMNRPERRNALSEEHMRELTDFLKAAGGSGEVSVVVLKGEGPAFCAGHDLSEMVDRDISFYRHLFDVCTELMETIQAIPQPVIAQVHGMATAAGCQLVATCDLAVASEEARFATPGVKIGLFCSTPMVALSRAVGRKKAMEMLLTGEPISAREALAVGLVNRVVPAERLEEETRALAAKIAEASAFTVGIGKQAFYRQLEMPQPQAYAYAKEVMSLNATAADAQEGMCAFLEKRPPRWRHR from the coding sequence GTGAGTCTGGTGCGGACGGAGAATTACCGGCACATTTTGCCCCGTTTGGACGGAAGGGTGGCCGTCGTCTCGATGAACCGCCCCGAGCGGCGAAACGCCCTTTCCGAAGAGCACATGCGGGAGCTGACGGATTTCCTGAAGGCCGCCGGCGGCAGCGGAGAAGTGTCCGTCGTCGTTCTGAAGGGAGAGGGGCCCGCCTTCTGCGCAGGGCACGATTTGAGCGAGATGGTCGATCGGGACATCTCCTTTTACCGGCATCTGTTCGATGTCTGCACGGAACTGATGGAGACGATCCAGGCCATACCGCAGCCGGTCATCGCCCAGGTGCACGGGATGGCCACGGCGGCCGGTTGTCAATTGGTGGCTACCTGCGATCTGGCGGTCGCATCGGAAGAGGCGCGTTTTGCCACGCCTGGAGTGAAGATCGGCCTCTTCTGTTCGACGCCGATGGTTGCCCTGAGCCGGGCGGTGGGAAGGAAGAAGGCGATGGAGATGCTGCTGACCGGTGAACCCATATCCGCCCGGGAAGCGTTGGCGGTCGGATTGGTGAACCGGGTGGTTCCCGCCGAACGGTTGGAGGAGGAGACGCGCGCCCTGGCCGCCAAAATTGCGGAAGCCAGCGCCTTTACAGTGGGAATCGGGAAGCAGGCCTTTTACCGTCAGCTGGAGATGCCGCAACCCCAGGCCTATGCCTACGCCAAGGAAGTGATGTCCCTCAACGCCACGGCCGCCGACGCCCAGGAGGGAATGTGCGCCTTTCTGGAAAAGCGGCCGCCCCGGTGGCGCCATCGGTGA
- a CDS encoding extracellular solute-binding protein: MKKPGLLLMVGLLVFLTACMPSAGTEKKTLTFWHIGIGEERTILEQAVKRFEEKHPDVKVEIVAQQNDAYKTKLPVAMGGGNPPDIFHSWGGGWLGEFVEAGQVYDLTDKVEADRFVPAALEAATFDGKIMGVPLAMDVVPVWYNKEVFEKYGVKPPKTWDEMLQAVETFKKNGVIPFALANKTKWTGAFYLMYFADRIGGEKLFENAVNREGSFDDPAYVKAGEYIQKLVKEGAFPEGFNGLDEDTGQSRQLFYSGKAAMYVMGSWFLNNIRDENPEMEKKVAFFPFPAVPDGKGDPSNLVGGVSPVYSISASCKYPDLAVELLKELTSEETVKPFAENRGAIPALKGVEVDDDFVQKLNDMVDQANYLQVYYDQTLPPELAEEHKNTTQSLFGLKMTPEEAAKAMEKKAKEILKK; the protein is encoded by the coding sequence ATGAAAAAGCCAGGATTGTTGCTGATGGTGGGGCTCTTGGTTTTTTTGACCGCCTGTATGCCTTCGGCCGGTACCGAGAAGAAGACGCTGACCTTCTGGCATATCGGCATCGGAGAGGAGAGAACCATTCTTGAACAGGCAGTGAAGCGATTTGAGGAGAAGCACCCGGATGTCAAGGTGGAAATCGTGGCGCAACAGAACGATGCCTACAAGACCAAATTGCCCGTCGCGATGGGAGGCGGGAATCCTCCGGACATTTTCCATTCCTGGGGAGGAGGATGGCTGGGGGAATTTGTGGAAGCGGGACAAGTTTATGATCTGACGGACAAGGTGGAGGCGGACCGATTTGTCCCGGCCGCTCTGGAGGCCGCCACCTTTGACGGGAAAATCATGGGTGTTCCCTTGGCGATGGATGTGGTCCCGGTCTGGTACAATAAAGAGGTTTTTGAAAAGTACGGCGTCAAGCCGCCCAAGACCTGGGACGAAATGCTGCAAGCGGTCGAAACCTTCAAAAAGAACGGCGTGATTCCCTTTGCCCTCGCCAACAAGACGAAATGGACGGGCGCCTTCTATCTGATGTATTTTGCCGATCGTATCGGGGGAGAAAAGCTCTTCGAGAATGCGGTGAATCGGGAGGGGTCCTTTGACGATCCGGCGTATGTGAAGGCCGGCGAATACATTCAAAAACTGGTGAAGGAAGGAGCTTTCCCCGAGGGCTTCAACGGCCTGGATGAAGACACCGGCCAGTCGAGGCAACTGTTTTACTCGGGCAAGGCGGCCATGTACGTGATGGGAAGCTGGTTTTTGAACAATATCCGCGATGAAAACCCGGAAATGGAGAAAAAAGTGGCGTTCTTTCCCTTCCCGGCCGTGCCGGACGGCAAGGGGGATCCGAGCAACCTGGTCGGAGGTGTCAGTCCGGTCTATTCGATCTCCGCTTCCTGCAAATATCCCGATTTGGCCGTTGAGCTGCTGAAGGAACTGACCAGCGAAGAAACGGTGAAGCCCTTTGCGGAGAACAGGGGTGCCATTCCGGCCCTCAAAGGGGTCGAAGTTGATGACGATTTCGTTCAAAAACTGAATGACATGGTGGATCAGGCGAATTACCTGCAGGTTTACTACGATCAGACCTTGCCGCCCGAACTGGCTGAAGAGCACAAAAATACCACGCAGTCCCTGTTCGGTCTCAAGATGACGCCGGAAGAAGCGGCAAAGGCCATGGAGAAAAAGGCAAAGGAGATTTTGAAAAAATGA
- a CDS encoding carbohydrate ABC transporter permease has protein sequence MKKSSIILAFIGPALLVYAVFVLYPIFSTFYYSLFDWSGIDSSATFSGLSNYIGILSDDVFWLSLKNNLLLVVASLLTQLPLGLILALLLFSPIRGLRLFRTVYFLPLLMSSVAVGILWIYIYDPNQGILNRTLDLVGLSFLKSSWLGSEETAFWSVVATVCWQFTPFYMILFRAALVGIPEEIYESASIDGAGPWKKFRHITLPLLLPTIITSSILSIIGSLKYFDLIFVMTGGGPNNSTELMATYMYKQAFSYFNMGYASTISFAMFLIAFIVTVLVYSLGHFRRKGNEAV, from the coding sequence ATGAAAAAATCGTCCATCATCCTCGCATTCATCGGTCCGGCACTGCTCGTTTATGCCGTATTCGTCCTGTATCCCATTTTTTCCACCTTCTATTACAGCCTGTTTGACTGGAGCGGAATCGACAGCAGTGCCACCTTTTCCGGTTTGTCCAATTATATCGGCATTCTGTCGGACGATGTGTTCTGGCTTTCGCTGAAAAACAATCTGCTGTTGGTCGTCGCATCCCTGTTGACCCAGCTGCCCTTGGGACTTATCCTGGCTCTGCTTTTGTTTTCCCCGATCCGGGGGTTGCGCCTTTTCCGCACCGTCTATTTTCTTCCCCTGTTGATGTCCAGCGTTGCCGTCGGGATTTTGTGGATTTACATCTATGACCCCAATCAGGGGATTCTGAACCGCACCCTGGATCTCGTCGGACTTTCCTTTTTGAAGAGCAGCTGGCTCGGTAGCGAAGAAACCGCTTTTTGGTCGGTGGTTGCCACGGTCTGTTGGCAGTTCACCCCTTTTTACATGATTCTCTTTCGGGCGGCACTCGTCGGGATTCCGGAGGAAATCTACGAATCGGCGAGCATCGACGGAGCCGGTCCCTGGAAAAAATTTCGCCATATCACCCTTCCGCTGCTGCTTCCCACGATCATCACTTCTTCCATTCTGTCCATCATCGGTTCCCTCAAGTATTTTGACTTGATCTTTGTGATGACGGGCGGAGGACCCAACAATTCCACCGAGCTGATGGCGACCTATATGTACAAGCAGGCCTTTTCCTATTTCAATATGGGTTATGCGAGCACCATTTCCTTCGCCATGTTTCTGATCGCCTTCATCGTGACCGTGCTCGTATACTCCCTCGGCCATTTCAGAAGGAAAGGAAATGAGGCCGTATGA